From the genome of Proteus vulgaris, one region includes:
- a CDS encoding NAD(P)H nitroreductase: MDALTLLLNRRSASRLTTPAPDSEALNTILQAGMRAPDHGALKPWHFIVMQNEGIERFSQLLHKAAVVGNLGPEVEEKAKNAPFRAPLIITVIAKVKDHPKVPEWEQVVAAGCSVQAMQMAAVAQGFGGIWRSGSWTHDAVVREGLGCGEHDQIIGFLYIGTPALKAPNTVSPADLTDFVTYF; encoded by the coding sequence ATGGATGCATTAACACTGCTTTTGAACCGCCGTTCAGCTTCTCGACTGACTACTCCAGCCCCCGATAGTGAAGCCCTTAATACTATTTTACAGGCGGGTATGCGTGCGCCTGATCATGGTGCACTTAAGCCTTGGCACTTTATTGTGATGCAAAACGAAGGCATTGAGCGTTTTAGCCAATTACTGCATAAAGCGGCTGTTGTGGGTAATTTAGGGCCAGAAGTTGAAGAAAAAGCAAAAAATGCACCTTTTCGTGCCCCTTTGATCATCACAGTTATTGCAAAAGTGAAAGATCATCCGAAAGTGCCTGAATGGGAACAAGTGGTTGCTGCTGGTTGCAGTGTACAAGCAATGCAAATGGCCGCTGTTGCACAAGGATTTGGGGGAATTTGGCGTTCAGGCTCTTGGACTCATGATGCAGTCGTAAGAGAAGGACTTGGCTGTGGTGAACATGACCAAATTATTGGCTTTCTGTATATAGGTACACCAGCCTTAAAAGCGCCAAACACGGTTTCTCCTGCCGATTTAACTGATTTTGTGACTTATTTTTAA
- a CDS encoding MipA/OmpV family protein, giving the protein MSNKKIIISLAVIAGLSTPAAFAGEWSIGGSVLAQVTPYKGAKSKDYLLPVPQVNYQSENFYFATLAAGYYLWNTPKDKLSVDLHYYPQAYKPSDSDDEQMKKLNRRRDTMMGGFTYKHHESWGSLRAIVSGDMLGKSNGIIADAAYLYPFELGNWSFQPGAGIVWENKKQNRYAYGITHAESQRSGLAEYTPNDSWRPYFEISANYKFAEKWNFFAMGRVDHLPSEVKDSPMVNKSVTAIVWTGVTYTF; this is encoded by the coding sequence GTGAGTAATAAGAAGATTATCATTTCTTTAGCCGTTATTGCAGGACTTAGCACACCAGCAGCATTTGCTGGAGAATGGTCAATTGGTGGCTCAGTCTTAGCACAAGTCACTCCTTATAAAGGGGCTAAATCAAAAGATTATTTATTACCCGTGCCACAAGTTAACTACCAATCAGAAAATTTCTATTTTGCGACATTAGCCGCAGGGTATTACTTGTGGAACACACCTAAAGATAAACTTTCTGTTGATTTGCACTATTATCCTCAAGCTTATAAACCAAGTGATAGCGATGACGAGCAAATGAAAAAATTGAATCGTCGTCGTGATACTATGATGGGGGGGTTTACTTATAAACACCATGAATCATGGGGTAGCTTAAGAGCGATTGTTTCTGGTGATATGCTGGGTAAAAGTAATGGTATTATTGCTGATGCTGCCTATTTATATCCTTTCGAATTAGGTAATTGGTCTTTCCAACCTGGTGCGGGTATTGTTTGGGAAAACAAAAAGCAAAATCGTTATGCGTATGGTATTACTCATGCAGAATCACAGCGTAGTGGTTTAGCTGAATACACACCAAATGATAGTTGGAGACCTTATTTCGAGATTTCTGCCAACTACAAATTTGCTGAAAAATGGAACTTCTTTGCTATGGGGCGTGTTGACCATTTACCAAGTGAAGTTAAAGACAGCCCAATGGTGAATAAGTCTGTAACTGCGATTGTGTGGACTGGTGTGACTTATACATTCTAA
- a CDS encoding D-hexose-6-phosphate mutarotase, producing the protein MNEKIFSLPIIEQISPYLSRRQLGELPILVISHPKVRAAISLQGAHLIAWQPAQEHPVFWLSEASLFTPGVAIRGGIPICWPWFASAGTPSHGFARILPWEFSAHTEQDDGVLITMTLKESQQTQKYWPHPFTLIARFKLGATCEVELESYGDYEATAALHSYFNVSDIDNISVTGLGGHYIDTVADKEVYTDETALHFNGRTDRLYTEPDDFNLIHDDGWDRTIEVHHYHHSDVVCWNPGAELASSMKDMSAGGYRKMACVETARIHKPLKPDNVHPGRLSLVVRVRKNIAEK; encoded by the coding sequence ATGAACGAGAAAATATTTTCATTGCCGATTATTGAACAAATATCACCTTATTTAAGTCGTCGGCAATTAGGTGAACTTCCTATCCTTGTTATTTCACATCCTAAAGTACGAGCAGCTATTAGCCTTCAAGGTGCACATTTAATTGCTTGGCAACCAGCACAAGAACACCCTGTCTTTTGGCTCAGTGAAGCATCTCTATTCACTCCCGGTGTTGCCATTCGTGGCGGTATCCCTATTTGCTGGCCTTGGTTCGCTTCAGCAGGTACACCTAGTCATGGATTTGCACGTATTCTACCTTGGGAATTTAGCGCTCACACAGAACAAGATGACGGCGTACTTATTACAATGACACTAAAAGAGAGCCAACAAACACAAAAATATTGGCCTCATCCGTTTACTTTAATTGCTCGTTTTAAATTAGGGGCAACTTGTGAAGTAGAATTAGAATCTTACGGTGATTATGAAGCAACAGCTGCCCTTCACTCTTATTTTAATGTGAGTGATATTGATAATATCTCCGTTACCGGATTAGGAGGCCACTACATTGACACTGTAGCGGACAAAGAAGTCTATACTGATGAAACCGCATTACATTTTAATGGACGCACTGACAGGCTTTACACAGAGCCTGACGATTTTAATCTTATTCATGATGATGGTTGGGATCGCACAATTGAAGTTCATCATTATCACCATAGTGATGTGGTGTGCTGGAACCCCGGCGCAGAGCTTGCAAGTTCAATGAAAGATATGAGTGCAGGCGGCTATCGTAAAATGGCTTGTGTAGAAACTGCACGTATCCATAAACCATTAAAACCAGACAATGTGCATCCTGGTCGTTTATCTTTGGTAGTACGTGTTCGTAAAAATATTGCTGAAAAATAA
- the gapA gene encoding glyceraldehyde-3-phosphate dehydrogenase yields the protein MTIKVGINGFGRIGRIVFRAAQERSDIEIVGINDLLDADYMAYMLKYDSTHGRFNGTVEVKDGHLVVNGKTIRVTSERDPANLKWNEVGADVVAEATGLFLTDETARKHIQAGAKKVVLTGPSKDSTPMFVMGVNHKSYAGQDIVSNASCTTNCLAPLAKVINDNFGIVEGLMTTVHATTATQRTVDGPSAKDWRGGRGASQNIIPSSTGAAKAVGKVIPELNGKLTGMSFRVPTPNVSVVDLTARLEKPASYAQICDAIKAAAEGELKGVLGYTEDAVVSTDFNGEVLTSVFDAKAGIALNDNFVKLVAWYDNEVGYSNKVLDLISHISK from the coding sequence ATGACTATCAAAGTAGGTATTAATGGTTTTGGTCGTATCGGCCGCATCGTTTTCCGTGCTGCTCAAGAACGTTCAGATATCGAAATCGTAGGTATTAACGATCTGTTAGACGCAGACTACATGGCATACATGCTGAAATACGATTCAACTCATGGCCGTTTCAACGGTACTGTTGAAGTAAAAGATGGCCACCTCGTTGTTAATGGTAAAACCATCCGCGTAACTTCAGAAAGAGATCCAGCAAATCTGAAATGGAACGAAGTCGGTGCTGACGTTGTTGCAGAAGCAACTGGTCTGTTCTTAACTGACGAAACTGCTCGTAAACACATCCAAGCTGGCGCGAAAAAAGTTGTTCTGACTGGTCCTTCAAAAGACAGCACTCCTATGTTCGTAATGGGCGTAAACCATAAATCATACGCAGGCCAAGATATTGTTTCTAACGCATCTTGTACTACTAACTGCTTAGCGCCTTTAGCTAAAGTTATCAACGACAACTTCGGTATCGTTGAAGGCCTGATGACTACTGTTCACGCAACAACTGCAACTCAACGTACTGTTGATGGTCCTTCTGCAAAAGACTGGCGTGGTGGTCGTGGTGCTTCTCAAAACATCATCCCATCATCAACTGGTGCTGCTAAAGCTGTAGGTAAAGTTATTCCTGAACTGAACGGCAAACTGACTGGTATGTCTTTCCGTGTTCCTACTCCTAACGTTTCTGTTGTTGACCTGACTGCACGTCTGGAAAAACCAGCTTCTTACGCACAAATCTGTGATGCTATCAAAGCAGCAGCTGAAGGCGAACTGAAAGGCGTTCTGGGTTACACTGAAGATGCAGTTGTTTCAACTGACTTCAATGGCGAAGTTCTGACTTCAGTATTTGATGCTAAAGCAGGTATCGCTCTGAACGACAACTTTGTTAAATTAGTTGCTTGGTACGACAACGAAGTTGGTTATTCAAACAAAGTTCTGGATCTGATTTCTCATATCTCTAAATAA
- the msrB gene encoding peptide-methionine (R)-S-oxide reductase MsrB, with protein sequence MADNEKKVNISSNNNHLDLSTLNEMQRYVTQQHGTEPPFSGKLLHNRQTGIYHCLCCSAPLFYSDTKFDAGCGWPSFYQPVNSDAIRYIDDFSHNMKRTEIRCQQCDAHLGHVFNDGPAPTGERYCVNSASLSFTNSETGEEQKG encoded by the coding sequence ATGGCAGATAATGAAAAGAAAGTGAATATTTCAAGCAATAACAATCACCTTGATTTATCAACACTCAATGAAATGCAACGTTATGTGACGCAACAACACGGCACAGAGCCTCCGTTTAGTGGTAAGTTATTACATAACCGTCAAACTGGGATTTATCACTGTTTATGTTGTTCTGCTCCTTTATTTTATTCAGATACAAAATTTGATGCAGGATGTGGCTGGCCTAGTTTTTACCAACCTGTTAACAGTGATGCGATCCGCTATATTGATGATTTTTCTCATAATATGAAAAGAACGGAAATACGTTGCCAGCAGTGTGATGCACATTTAGGTCATGTCTTTAATGATGGCCCTGCCCCTACAGGGGAGCGTTATTGTGTTAATTCAGCTTCACTGTCATTTACAAACAGTGAGACAGGTGAAGAGCAGAAAGGTTGA
- the selD gene encoding selenide, water dikinase SelD, which translates to MSEAIRLTQYSHGAGCGCKISPKVLETILHSEQAKFHDPHLLVGNETKDDAAVYDLGNGTGIISTTDFFMPIVDNPYDFGRIAATNAISDIFAMGGKPIMAIAILGWPIDKLAPEIAREVIEGGRAACQDAGISLAGGHSIDAPEPIFGLAVTGVVPVSKVKKNSEAKAGCQLFLTKPLGIGVLTTAEKKGLLKPEHQGLATEMMCRMNKAGADFSDIEGVTAMTDVTGFGLLGHLSEICDGSGVQATIHFSQVPRLPEVESYIEKGCVPGGTGRNFESYGHLIGEITEMQRKLLCDPQTSGGLLLAVLPEAVEQVKDVAARFDIELTSIGELTEPVAGKALIEVIN; encoded by the coding sequence ATGTCTGAAGCAATTCGTTTAACACAATACAGTCATGGTGCAGGCTGTGGTTGTAAGATCTCGCCAAAAGTTTTAGAAACTATTTTGCACAGTGAGCAAGCTAAATTTCATGATCCTCATTTACTCGTGGGTAATGAAACCAAAGATGATGCTGCTGTTTATGATTTAGGAAATGGCACCGGTATTATTAGTACCACAGATTTCTTTATGCCTATCGTTGATAACCCTTATGATTTCGGGCGCATCGCTGCAACGAATGCTATCAGTGATATCTTTGCCATGGGCGGAAAACCCATCATGGCAATTGCTATTTTGGGATGGCCTATTGATAAATTGGCGCCTGAAATTGCACGTGAAGTGATTGAAGGTGGGCGAGCCGCTTGCCAAGACGCTGGAATTTCACTGGCTGGTGGACATTCTATTGATGCACCAGAGCCTATTTTCGGGCTTGCTGTAACGGGTGTCGTTCCTGTGAGCAAAGTAAAGAAAAACAGTGAAGCGAAAGCCGGATGCCAGTTATTTTTAACAAAACCTTTAGGCATTGGTGTGTTAACAACTGCTGAGAAAAAAGGTTTGTTAAAACCAGAACACCAAGGTTTAGCAACAGAAATGATGTGCCGTATGAACAAAGCTGGTGCTGATTTTTCTGATATCGAAGGTGTTACTGCAATGACCGACGTTACAGGGTTCGGTTTATTAGGTCACTTGAGTGAGATTTGTGATGGCTCTGGTGTGCAAGCTACTATTCATTTTTCACAAGTACCAAGATTGCCAGAAGTTGAATCATATATCGAAAAAGGTTGTGTACCAGGAGGTACTGGGCGCAATTTCGAAAGTTATGGACACTTGATTGGTGAAATTACTGAAATGCAACGCAAATTACTTTGCGACCCACAAACTTCAGGTGGCTTATTATTAGCTGTATTACCTGAAGCTGTGGAACAAGTTAAAGACGTCGCGGCTCGTTTTGATATTGAACTAACCTCTATCGGTGAGTTAACTGAGCCAGTGGCAGGAAAAGCGTTGATTGAAGTGATTAACTAA
- the sppA gene encoding signal peptide peptidase SppA: MNKIMELIGAILKFSWQAINFIRKLILNVIFFFLLFMVFGIFLITKEAQKPVDYEGALLVDLKGVIVDQTATQNPLGEVGRELLGVSSSQLQENSLFEVVDTLRLASQDPKIKGMVLKLDEFAGADQPSLNYIGKALNEFKKTGKPIFAVSGYYSQSQYYLASYADKVYLTPQGGVGVYGFGFQNLYYKTLLENLKISTHIFRVGTYKSAVEPLMRNDMSAESREASLRLVNALWSAYLTQVAENRSITTEDVFPGAKEMIAQLRKADGDNATYALNRKLVDSVSSYAQFEADMTETFQWDKENKQFNNISIYDYADTLTSSLPASDEGNIAVVVVQGAIIDGESIPGSAGGSTIANQIRQARLDPNIKALVLRVNSPGGSVSASEQIRSEVAAFKQQKKHVVVSMGGMAASGGYWISTPANKIIASPSTLTGSIGIFGVINTFENSLESIGVHTDGVTTSPLAGLSVTNKLPEEFAELLQLNIESGYKTFLNLVAESRKKTPAQIDLIAQGRVWVGIDAKNVGLVDEFGDFDDAIDTVAKMAKIDQPVVDWMKPELSLSEQIIMSLSSNAKALIPDPLQAYLPAPVLKEVKTQTEFYRNMNDPLNRYAYCLSCGDIQ, encoded by the coding sequence ATGAATAAAATTATGGAGTTAATCGGCGCAATATTAAAATTTAGTTGGCAAGCCATTAACTTTATCAGGAAATTAATCTTAAACGTTATTTTCTTTTTCCTTCTCTTTATGGTCTTTGGTATTTTCTTAATCACCAAAGAAGCACAAAAACCAGTTGATTATGAAGGCGCCCTTCTTGTTGATCTTAAAGGTGTGATTGTTGACCAAACCGCAACACAAAACCCTTTAGGTGAAGTTGGACGTGAGCTTTTAGGTGTATCAAGTAGCCAACTTCAAGAAAACTCCTTATTTGAAGTTGTTGATACGCTACGCCTAGCTTCTCAAGATCCGAAAATTAAAGGAATGGTATTAAAACTTGATGAATTCGCAGGTGCTGATCAACCTTCACTAAATTATATTGGTAAAGCGCTTAATGAGTTTAAAAAGACAGGTAAACCTATTTTTGCAGTAAGTGGTTATTACAGCCAGTCTCAATATTACCTCGCCTCTTATGCCGATAAAGTCTATCTCACGCCCCAAGGTGGGGTGGGTGTTTACGGTTTTGGTTTTCAAAACCTCTATTACAAAACACTGTTAGAAAATTTAAAGATTAGTACCCATATTTTCCGCGTAGGAACGTATAAATCTGCGGTTGAGCCATTAATGCGCAATGATATGTCAGCAGAGTCTCGTGAAGCTTCATTACGTTTAGTTAATGCGCTGTGGTCTGCATATTTAACCCAAGTTGCCGAAAACCGTAGTATTACCACAGAAGATGTTTTCCCAGGTGCAAAAGAGATGATTGCTCAGCTGCGCAAAGCAGATGGGGATAACGCAACTTATGCGCTAAATCGTAAATTAGTGGATTCTGTAAGCTCATACGCTCAATTTGAAGCTGATATGACAGAAACCTTCCAGTGGGATAAAGAGAATAAGCAATTTAACAATATCAGCATTTATGATTATGCCGATACGCTAACCTCTTCATTGCCTGCAAGTGATGAAGGAAATATTGCCGTAGTGGTTGTCCAAGGTGCGATTATTGATGGTGAAAGCATCCCTGGCTCAGCGGGTGGTTCAACTATTGCGAATCAAATTCGCCAAGCACGTTTAGATCCGAACATTAAAGCGCTTGTATTACGTGTAAATAGCCCTGGTGGTAGTGTTTCAGCTTCAGAGCAAATACGCAGTGAAGTTGCTGCTTTTAAACAACAGAAAAAACATGTGGTTGTATCAATGGGTGGCATGGCTGCATCAGGCGGATATTGGATCTCAACCCCTGCAAATAAGATTATTGCTAGCCCTTCAACATTAACAGGCTCTATTGGTATTTTTGGCGTTATTAATACGTTTGAAAACAGCTTAGAGTCTATTGGTGTTCATACTGATGGCGTCACAACTTCACCCTTAGCCGGATTATCTGTCACTAATAAGCTACCGGAAGAGTTTGCAGAGCTTTTACAGCTAAATATCGAAAGTGGTTATAAGACTTTCCTTAATTTAGTCGCTGAATCACGGAAGAAAACACCGGCTCAAATTGATCTGATTGCTCAAGGTCGTGTATGGGTAGGAATAGATGCAAAAAATGTCGGTTTAGTCGATGAGTTTGGTGATTTTGATGATGCTATTGATACAGTTGCTAAAATGGCAAAAATCGATCAACCGGTTGTTGATTGGATGAAACCTGAATTAAGTCTGTCAGAACAGATCATAATGAGTTTATCCTCTAACGCAAAAGCGCTTATTCCTGATCCATTACAAGCTTATTTGCCAGCACCTGTTTTAAAAGAAGTTAAAACACAGACTGAGTTTTATCGCAATATGAACGATCCGCTAAATCGCTATGCGTATTGTTTATCTTGTGGTGATATTCAATAA
- a CDS encoding YeaC family protein — translation MEVNELISMVTPEIYQRISTAVELGKWPDGVALTDEQKEHCMQIVLLWQAKNNHTPEHMTVGTNGQITMKSKQELKAQFQSERLATLTPMDDD, via the coding sequence ATGGAAGTTAATGAACTTATTTCGATGGTAACCCCTGAAATTTACCAACGTATTTCCACCGCAGTTGAATTAGGCAAATGGCCTGACGGCGTTGCATTGACTGATGAACAAAAAGAACATTGCATGCAGATTGTTTTATTATGGCAAGCAAAAAATAACCACACACCTGAGCATATGACAGTAGGCACTAATGGGCAAATTACCATGAAGAGCAAACAAGAATTAAAAGCTCAGTTTCAATCTGAACGTTTGGCAACGCTAACGCCAATGGATGATGACTAA
- the pncA gene encoding bifunctional nicotinamidase/pyrazinamidase yields the protein MKNSALLLVDIQNDFCTGGALAVNDSEMVIQTANQLINGFKRTKSPIIASLDWHPADHLSFAENSGTVVGEIGKLNGLPQVWWPVHCVQNSHGAEFHPELNHTLINHIIYKGQNRLIDSYSAFFDNDHEYQTGLHTLLQTLNIKHLYILGIATDYCVKFTVMDALQLGYQVSVITDGCRGVNIQDNDSQVALEEMQAKGATLIDSAHWLNRNNQ from the coding sequence GTGAAAAACTCTGCGCTATTACTGGTTGATATACAAAACGATTTTTGTACAGGGGGTGCTTTAGCTGTTAACGACAGTGAGATGGTTATTCAAACAGCTAATCAGCTCATTAATGGTTTCAAGCGAACTAAAAGCCCAATTATTGCAAGTTTAGATTGGCATCCTGCAGATCATCTTAGTTTTGCTGAAAACTCAGGTACTGTTGTAGGTGAAATAGGGAAACTGAACGGGTTACCTCAAGTTTGGTGGCCAGTACATTGCGTACAAAATTCTCACGGCGCTGAATTTCATCCTGAGCTCAATCACACACTGATTAACCATATTATTTACAAAGGCCAAAACCGCCTTATTGATAGCTATAGTGCCTTTTTTGATAACGACCATGAATATCAAACAGGCTTACATACCCTTTTGCAAACGCTTAATATAAAACATCTTTATATTCTTGGTATTGCTACTGATTACTGCGTTAAATTTACAGTCATGGATGCTTTACAGTTAGGTTATCAAGTATCTGTTATTACTGACGGTTGCCGTGGTGTCAATATTCAAGATAATGACAGCCAAGTAGCGCTAGAAGAGATGCAAGCAAAGGGAGCGACATTAATAGATTCAGCACATTGGCTTAATCGTAACAATCAATAG
- the ansA gene encoding asparaginase codes for MQKKSIYVVYTGGTIGMQHSEHGYIPVSGHLQRQLAKMPEFHREEMPDFTIKEHLPLIDSSNITPEDWQSIADDINDNYHNYDGFVILHGTDTMAFTASALSFMFENLSKPIIVTGSQIPLEALRSDGQTNLLNALYLAAHHPINEVALFFNNTLYRGNRTVKAHADGFNAFASPNSAPLLEAGINIKQFKINSFPKGKGEFIAHNITPQPIGVVTIYPGLSDEIVKNILMQPVKALILRSYGVGNAPSHPALLSTLREATERGIVVINLTQCISGRVNMEGYATGQALAEVGVISGYDMTFEATLTKLHYLLSQQYDYTEICRLMQQNLRGEMTLNDND; via the coding sequence ATGCAAAAGAAATCAATCTACGTTGTTTATACTGGCGGTACTATTGGTATGCAACATTCTGAACATGGCTATATTCCTGTATCAGGGCATTTACAACGCCAATTAGCTAAAATGCCAGAATTCCATCGTGAAGAGATGCCCGATTTTACAATCAAAGAGCACCTTCCTTTAATTGATTCTTCAAATATCACACCTGAAGACTGGCAATCTATCGCTGATGATATTAATGATAATTATCATAACTATGACGGATTCGTTATTCTTCATGGTACTGATACCATGGCATTTACAGCCTCAGCACTCTCTTTTATGTTCGAGAATCTCAGTAAACCCATTATTGTCACTGGCTCTCAAATTCCTTTAGAAGCTTTGCGTTCTGACGGACAAACGAATCTATTAAATGCGCTCTATTTAGCTGCACATCATCCAATTAATGAAGTCGCACTTTTCTTTAATAACACACTGTATCGCGGTAACCGCACAGTAAAAGCACATGCAGATGGTTTTAATGCGTTTGCATCACCGAATAGCGCCCCTCTTTTAGAAGCAGGGATTAATATTAAGCAATTTAAAATTAATTCATTTCCAAAAGGAAAAGGAGAATTTATTGCGCATAATATTACGCCTCAACCCATTGGTGTTGTCACCATTTACCCAGGCCTTTCAGATGAAATAGTTAAAAATATTCTGATGCAGCCCGTGAAAGCATTAATATTACGTTCTTATGGCGTGGGTAATGCGCCGTCACACCCTGCTTTACTTTCTACACTACGCGAAGCAACAGAGCGTGGCATTGTGGTTATTAATCTTACACAATGTATTTCTGGTCGAGTGAATATGGAAGGTTATGCAACAGGTCAAGCCTTAGCTGAAGTCGGCGTTATTAGTGGTTATGATATGACATTTGAGGCAACATTAACTAAACTGCATTATCTCCTTAGCCAACAATATGATTACACTGAAATTTGTCGCTTAATGCAACAAAACCTTCGCGGTGAAATGACATTAAACGATAACGACTAA